A portion of the Paenibacillus hamazuiensis genome contains these proteins:
- a CDS encoding NAD(P)H-dependent glycerol-3-phosphate dehydrogenase, whose product MANLRKVSVLVAGSWGTALASVLADNERDVTLWSRNGQQVDEINTSHTNIRFLPDVSLSPRIRATRSMEEAVSGAEAVIVVAPSAAMKDVASAMRPFLQPETLLIHATKGFEAESLDRMSTVIAKALPEYDSRRIVVLSGPSHAEEVIRRSPTTVVVASELPDAAEHAQDLLINSYFRVYTNSDVVGVEVGGALKNIIALGAGLSDGLGFGDNAKAALVTRGLAEISRLGSAMGGNPLTFSGLAGVGDLIVTCTSKHSRNWRAGSMLAQGLSLDEVLARMGMVVEGVKTTQAAYRLARRYDVEMPIAAELHRVLFEGKPPRLAVEDLMGRDRTRELE is encoded by the coding sequence ATGGCTAACTTACGCAAAGTATCGGTGCTGGTAGCAGGGAGCTGGGGAACGGCGCTTGCTTCCGTACTTGCGGACAACGAACGCGACGTTACGCTTTGGTCCCGCAATGGACAGCAAGTCGATGAAATCAATACGTCTCATACGAATATCCGGTTTTTACCCGACGTTTCTTTATCCCCGCGCATCAGGGCGACGCGTTCGATGGAAGAAGCCGTAAGCGGCGCAGAAGCGGTGATCGTGGTCGCTCCTTCCGCTGCGATGAAGGACGTGGCCTCCGCAATGCGCCCCTTTTTGCAGCCGGAGACGCTGCTCATCCACGCGACGAAAGGTTTCGAAGCCGAATCGCTCGACCGGATGAGCACGGTGATCGCCAAGGCGCTTCCCGAGTATGACAGCCGGCGCATTGTCGTTTTGTCCGGCCCGAGCCATGCGGAAGAGGTTATACGCCGCAGTCCGACCACCGTCGTCGTCGCTTCCGAGCTGCCGGATGCCGCGGAGCATGCTCAAGATCTGCTCATCAACTCGTATTTTCGCGTGTATACGAATTCGGACGTGGTTGGGGTAGAGGTCGGCGGAGCTTTGAAAAATATCATCGCGCTAGGTGCCGGTCTTTCCGACGGACTCGGTTTCGGCGACAACGCGAAAGCGGCGCTTGTCACGCGCGGACTTGCCGAGATATCGCGGCTTGGCTCGGCGATGGGCGGCAACCCGCTGACGTTTTCGGGGCTGGCCGGTGTCGGCGATCTCATCGTCACATGTACGAGCAAGCACAGCCGCAACTGGCGGGCCGGGTCTATGCTCGCTCAAGGCCTATCTTTGGACGAGGTACTCGCACGGATGGGCATGGTCGTCGAAGGCGTCAAAACGACACAGGCCGCTTACAGGCTCGCCAGACGGTACGATGTAGAGATGCCGATTGCAGCTGAGCTGCATCGCGTGTTGTTCGAGGGCAAGCCTCCCAGACTGGCGGTTGAGGACTTAATGGGCCGGGACCGCACCCGAGAGCTTGAATAA
- a CDS encoding stage VI sporulation protein F: protein MPGKDLSKEVLNVVKKKTGKNISAQDINKIASGVKPSTLQSDSQLRQLIKQVSNMAKVPVSEATINEIIQAIKASKMNPNNIESLMKMMMGKK, encoded by the coding sequence ATGCCAGGAAAAGATTTATCCAAAGAGGTTCTGAACGTCGTCAAGAAAAAGACCGGTAAAAATATATCGGCTCAAGATATCAACAAAATCGCCAGCGGCGTAAAACCGTCGACCTTGCAAAGCGATTCGCAGCTGAGGCAGCTTATCAAGCAGGTATCGAATATGGCGAAAGTGCCGGTTAGCGAGGCGACCATCAACGAAATTATTCAGGCGATCAAAGCAAGCAAAATGAATCCGAACAACATCGAATCGCTGATGAAAATGATGATGGGCAAGAAATGA
- a CDS encoding response regulator transcription factor yields MRNEAILLVDDEEGILIMLENLLRKEGYTHIAKAGSAAEAVMAVRTTRFDMIVLDVMLPDMDGFTLCTELRKTLKTPILFLTARSSDLDKLQGLYLGGDDYVTKPFNPMEVVARIQAHLRRSSLYASDTLFSEEIYRYESFTVNRTAGQLIVGSVDTPCPAKELELLLYFCKHPNRVFTAQQLYEQVWGTIVQGDEKTVVIHISRLRKKLEIDPSDPKLIVTLRGIGYKFVPPSGG; encoded by the coding sequence GTGCGGAATGAAGCCATTCTACTAGTTGACGACGAGGAAGGCATTTTGATCATGCTTGAAAATCTTCTTCGCAAAGAAGGATACACTCATATTGCCAAAGCCGGTTCCGCTGCCGAAGCTGTGATGGCGGTGCGAACGACACGGTTTGATATGATCGTGCTCGATGTCATGCTTCCGGATATGGACGGATTTACATTGTGCACGGAGCTGCGCAAAACCTTAAAAACCCCTATTTTGTTCCTTACCGCACGTTCCAGCGATTTGGATAAGCTGCAAGGTTTGTACTTGGGCGGAGACGATTATGTCACCAAACCTTTCAATCCGATGGAAGTGGTCGCACGAATTCAGGCTCATTTAAGACGAAGCTCTCTGTATGCGTCCGATACTTTATTCAGCGAGGAAATCTACCGGTATGAATCGTTTACGGTGAACCGAACCGCCGGACAACTTATCGTGGGCAGCGTGGATACTCCATGTCCGGCCAAGGAGCTTGAGCTGCTGCTCTACTTTTGCAAACATCCGAACCGGGTGTTCACCGCCCAGCAATTATATGAGCAGGTATGGGGCACTATTGTGCAGGGGGATGAGAAAACGGTCGTTATTCACATCTCCCGACTCAGAAAAAAGCTGGAGATCGATCCGTCCGACCCCAAGCTGATCGTGACGCTGAGAGGGATCGGGTACAAATTCGTTCCTCCATCGGGAGGCTGA